A single region of the Nicotiana sylvestris chromosome 6, ASM39365v2, whole genome shotgun sequence genome encodes:
- the LOC104232470 gene encoding uncharacterized protein, whose product MEQALSFALLGYSTTMRTSIGAKPYVLVYGTKVVIPAEVEMPSLRIIQEAKLDDVEWRRVRQEQHMFIDKKRMDVVFHGQLYQNKMTNAFNRKVKPRRFTPGQLMSKNIFPYQEQEKGMFTPNWKGPYVVHITLLGEAVIIAEMDGKVSTKPINSDTIMRYYI is encoded by the coding sequence ATGGAACAAGCACTGTCATTTGCCCTACTTGGTTACAGCACAACCATGAGGACATCTATCGGGGCAAAGCCATACGTGCTGGTATATGGCACAAAAGTTGTAATACCTGCAGAGGTAGAGATGCCATCTTTAAGAATTATCCAGGAAGCCAAGTTGGATGACGTAGAATGGAGACGTGTCAGACAAGAACAACACATGTTCATCGATAAAAAGAGGATGGATGTAGTTTTTCATGGCCAGCTGTACCAAAATAAGATGACCAACGCATTCAACAGGAAAGTGAAACCTCGGCGGTTCACACCAGGGCAACTGATGTCGAAGAATATATTTCCCTATCAAGAACAAGAAAAAGGGATGTTCACACCAAATTGGAAGGGTCCCTATGTAGTCCATATAACATTGTTAGGAGAAGCAGTAATCATAGCAGAAATGGACGGAAAAGTAAGCACGAAGCCCATCAATTCAGACACAATCATGAGATACTACATTTGA